One Luteolibacter rhizosphaerae DNA segment encodes these proteins:
- a CDS encoding septal ring lytic transglycosylase RlpA family protein has translation MAGFPNAAEAGPLPHRSFDIRKFVIRHSWVLLLASCAYPGGDYKGYMTKSYSVRGGTYHPMGVDQAIYHVESGTASWYDESSFFGLKRGQTSLGEKVMPWHLIAAHKTLPLPCMVEVTNLQNGRSVKCRVNDRGPFIGDRIIDLSPRAAKKIGFKDQGLAEVEVKVLSVGDGSYKRSAKKKWFFGLF, from the coding sequence ATGGCTGGCTTTCCTAACGCAGCGGAAGCCGGCCCGCTCCCTCACCGGTCATTCGACATTCGTAAATTCGTCATCCGGCATTCTTGGGTTCTTCTTCTCGCCTCCTGCGCCTATCCGGGCGGGGACTACAAGGGCTACATGACCAAGTCCTACTCGGTCCGTGGCGGGACCTATCACCCCATGGGGGTGGACCAGGCCATCTATCATGTCGAGAGCGGCACCGCCTCCTGGTACGATGAGTCGAGCTTCTTCGGCCTCAAGCGCGGCCAGACCTCGCTAGGTGAAAAGGTGATGCCTTGGCATTTGATCGCGGCTCACAAGACCTTGCCTTTGCCCTGCATGGTGGAAGTGACGAACCTGCAGAACGGGAGGTCCGTGAAATGCCGCGTGAACGATCGCGGCCCCTTCATCGGCGACCGGATCATCGACCTTTCGCCCCGCGCCGCGAAGAAGATCGGCTTCAAGGACCAAGGCCTCGCCGAAGTGGAGGTGAAGGTGCTCTCCGTGGGCGACGGCAGCTACAAGCGCAGCGCGAAGAAGAAGTGGTTCTTCGGCCTGTTCTGA
- a CDS encoding nucleoside deaminase: protein MDPFLQAAIAEASAGLAEGGIPIGSVLVRQGIILGRGHNRRMQQGNPVLHGEMDALQNAGRLPAHIYRECTLYTTLSPCPMCSGAILLYGIPKVVIGENQTFMGEEELLKSRGVEIEVVQSEKCIQLMRTFIEANPTVWNEDIGET, encoded by the coding sequence ATGGACCCGTTTCTTCAAGCCGCCATCGCGGAAGCCTCGGCAGGACTCGCCGAAGGAGGAATCCCCATCGGCAGCGTCCTCGTCCGTCAGGGGATCATCCTCGGTCGCGGTCACAACCGCCGCATGCAGCAGGGTAACCCCGTGCTACATGGCGAGATGGATGCCCTCCAGAACGCCGGCCGTCTGCCCGCGCACATCTACCGCGAGTGCACGCTCTACACCACGCTCTCGCCCTGTCCGATGTGCTCGGGCGCGATCCTGCTCTACGGCATTCCGAAGGTGGTGATCGGCGAGAACCAGACCTTCATGGGCGAGGAGGAACTTCTGAAGAGCCGCGGCGTGGAGATCGAGGTCGTGCAGAGCGAGAAGTGCATCCAGCTCATGCGCACCTTCATCGAGGCCAATCCGACCGTGTGGAACGAGGATATCGGCGAAACCTGA
- a CDS encoding lysophospholipase yields the protein MKDISGSSRLGRPLHLALRFCCLAASALALSQCATDYTLVTDKPEESLRRETFGYRKWVKPESEPNVVVIGIHGFCGAAIDYENLGKRMLKEQPKTAVYAYEVRGQGKDPLKERRGDIDDPQEWYKDLTRFTEMVREKHPKAKVIWFGESMGALIASHTYRLNAAEGKRPPCDALVLSSPVVKFRDDFPQWKKDLVRQMANVAPMARLSLETLAGGQEVQMTHDTIHSEQAETNSWHIDKHTLRLLVTLGELIDGMPDCAKTFAVPTLVLHGDKDFFSRTEDVKDFFGNIPDKKTRQMKLYPDSYHLLMYDKKKEQVITDVERWISALPKKKK from the coding sequence ATGAAGGACATTTCAGGGAGCTCCCGGCTTGGTCGGCCGCTGCATCTTGCACTACGGTTTTGCTGCCTCGCGGCGTCGGCACTGGCTCTGAGTCAGTGCGCTACCGACTACACCCTCGTCACTGACAAGCCCGAGGAGTCGCTGCGCCGGGAAACCTTCGGCTACCGGAAATGGGTGAAGCCGGAGAGCGAGCCGAACGTGGTGGTGATCGGCATCCATGGCTTCTGCGGAGCCGCGATCGATTACGAGAATCTCGGCAAGCGGATGCTCAAGGAGCAGCCCAAGACGGCTGTCTACGCCTACGAGGTCCGAGGCCAAGGCAAGGACCCGCTGAAAGAGCGCCGCGGTGATATCGATGACCCTCAGGAGTGGTACAAGGATCTGACCCGCTTCACCGAGATGGTGCGCGAGAAGCACCCGAAGGCGAAGGTTATCTGGTTCGGCGAGAGCATGGGCGCCCTGATCGCTTCCCACACCTACCGCCTGAACGCCGCCGAAGGAAAGCGGCCGCCCTGCGATGCGCTGGTGCTGTCCTCTCCGGTCGTGAAGTTCCGGGACGACTTCCCGCAGTGGAAAAAGGATCTGGTCCGCCAGATGGCCAATGTGGCTCCGATGGCCCGGCTTTCCCTCGAGACTCTGGCCGGCGGCCAAGAGGTCCAGATGACCCACGACACAATCCACTCGGAACAGGCGGAGACGAACTCCTGGCACATCGACAAGCACACGCTGCGCCTGCTGGTGACGCTCGGCGAGCTGATCGACGGCATGCCGGACTGCGCCAAGACCTTTGCCGTGCCCACCTTGGTCCTCCACGGTGACAAGGACTTCTTCAGCCGCACGGAGGATGTGAAGGACTTCTTCGGCAATATCCCGGACAAGAAGACCCGGCAGATGAAACTCTATCCGGACTCCTACCATCTGCTGATGTACGATAAGAAGAAGGAGCAGGTGATCACGGACGTGGAGCGCTGGATCAGCGCGCTGCCGAAAAAGAAGAAGTGA
- the mgtE gene encoding magnesium transporter, translated as MPDDEATTPHDELLRAVEAEDLSAVRALAEETHYADLAKAYQELDEEKHPVFLKTIGPALAADMIVELPDSLIEEALDAFSPSELKVLFRELSDDDRVDVLQDVGDEARLRFLGLLGPEDEELTRSLLKYDHDTAGGRMTTRIGRIFLNQTVKQAIEMLRRGQESTETLSRIFVVDDKGRLMGKLRFRDLAFNTWDTPVRDIMREIGPERVLATADQEEAANMLLKYDLIALPVVDEFDHLLGIITHDDAMEIMQEESTEDIEKIAGIGGEQSEETYLNTTILTQFRRRAGWLTGLAFVSILSGYVMMRFGTVLSQVFILSLFLPMVVAAGGNTGGQASTMVIRAMSLGEIDPGSAWRVAWKELRTGFFLGTLLGTCMALFTVLLLPFFHFNLPGGMSLAKVALAVAIALTTQVTSATFLGSLLPLGARAAKLDPAVVSAPAIAAIVDVSGMVIYFSVARAILGL; from the coding sequence ATGCCGGACGACGAAGCCACCACGCCCCACGACGAGTTGCTCCGGGCGGTGGAGGCGGAGGATCTGAGCGCGGTCCGGGCGCTGGCCGAGGAGACCCACTACGCGGACCTCGCGAAGGCTTATCAGGAGCTCGATGAAGAGAAGCACCCGGTCTTCCTGAAGACGATCGGCCCCGCGCTGGCGGCGGACATGATCGTGGAGCTGCCTGACTCCCTGATCGAGGAGGCGCTGGATGCCTTCAGCCCCTCGGAGTTGAAGGTGCTCTTCCGCGAACTCTCGGATGACGACCGCGTGGACGTCCTGCAGGACGTGGGCGACGAGGCGCGGCTGCGCTTCCTGGGCCTGCTGGGTCCGGAGGATGAAGAGCTGACCCGCTCGCTGCTGAAGTACGACCACGACACGGCGGGCGGGCGCATGACTACCCGGATCGGCCGGATCTTCCTGAACCAGACCGTGAAGCAGGCGATCGAGATGCTGCGCCGGGGCCAGGAATCCACGGAGACGCTCAGCCGGATCTTCGTGGTGGATGACAAAGGCCGTCTGATGGGCAAGCTGCGCTTCCGCGATCTGGCCTTCAACACCTGGGATACTCCGGTGCGCGATATCATGCGCGAGATCGGACCGGAGCGCGTGCTGGCGACCGCGGACCAGGAAGAAGCGGCGAACATGCTGCTCAAGTATGACCTGATCGCGCTGCCGGTCGTGGATGAATTCGACCACCTCCTCGGCATCATCACCCACGATGACGCGATGGAGATCATGCAGGAGGAAAGCACCGAGGACATCGAAAAGATCGCGGGTATCGGTGGCGAGCAATCGGAGGAAACCTATCTCAATACCACGATCCTCACGCAGTTCCGCCGCCGGGCGGGATGGCTCACCGGGCTGGCATTCGTTTCGATCCTGTCGGGCTATGTGATGATGCGCTTCGGCACGGTACTGAGCCAGGTTTTCATCCTCTCGCTGTTCCTGCCGATGGTGGTGGCCGCGGGCGGCAACACCGGCGGGCAGGCCTCCACGATGGTGATCCGGGCGATGTCTCTGGGCGAGATCGACCCGGGATCGGCGTGGCGCGTGGCGTGGAAGGAACTGCGGACGGGCTTCTTCCTGGGGACCTTGCTGGGCACCTGCATGGCGCTCTTCACGGTGCTGCTGCTGCCCTTCTTCCACTTCAACTTGCCGGGCGGGATGAGCTTGGCGAAGGTGGCGCTTGCGGTGGCGATCGCGCTCACCACCCAGGTCACTTCCGCCACCTTCCTCGGCTCGCTGCTGCCACTGGGGGCACGAGCCGCAAAACTCGACCCCGCCGTCGTTTCCGCGCCCGCCATCGCGGCGATCGTGGACGTCTCCGGGATGGTGATCTACTTTAGCGTGGCCCGGGCCATTCTCGGATTATGA
- a CDS encoding LOG family protein gives MPKVRLSGTVRGTDDPGREVRARLLYLLFSKGWDIYNSNGDQRITLSNIERKIIESEAFVFTPGATLEDMFKAISIFVGYQTIDRNLAGKPTVILNTDGSWNPFFAVLDHLNRMGTIKQDHRDFLLAAEHPEGVLDTLEMVRMKGLPDAGREKIGESKATSFEEPVPDDYIANVCVFCSATLEEPFYLADGESLGRQLAENKMGCVSGAGRSGIMGAVVEGSVGAGGWTAGSNVPHIIELEGLPDGLSSFWLRPDIYTRMEVMIENSDAFVIFPGGAGTVQELLALMIFKRQKNPLMTGKPVVLFNRLNPAGVRFWDPLIGLLKTFCDPGDFAIAETLDEILPAIRSGLVEKQPAGA, from the coding sequence ATGCCTAAAGTAAGACTTTCTGGAACCGTCCGCGGAACCGACGATCCGGGACGGGAAGTGCGTGCACGCCTGCTCTACCTGCTGTTTAGCAAAGGTTGGGATATCTACAATTCCAACGGCGACCAGCGCATCACGCTTTCAAACATCGAGCGCAAGATCATCGAGTCCGAGGCCTTCGTGTTCACTCCCGGCGCGACGCTGGAAGACATGTTCAAGGCGATCTCGATCTTCGTGGGCTACCAGACGATCGACCGGAATCTGGCCGGCAAGCCGACCGTGATCCTGAATACCGATGGATCCTGGAACCCCTTCTTCGCGGTGCTGGACCACCTCAACCGGATGGGAACGATCAAGCAGGACCACCGGGATTTCCTGCTGGCCGCCGAGCACCCGGAGGGGGTTCTCGATACCTTGGAAATGGTCCGCATGAAGGGCCTGCCGGATGCCGGACGCGAGAAGATCGGAGAGAGCAAGGCCACCTCATTCGAAGAGCCGGTGCCCGACGACTATATCGCGAATGTCTGCGTCTTTTGCTCCGCTACCTTGGAAGAACCTTTCTATCTGGCGGATGGCGAGTCGCTCGGCCGCCAGCTGGCGGAGAACAAGATGGGCTGCGTATCCGGTGCCGGGCGCTCCGGGATCATGGGTGCGGTGGTCGAGGGATCCGTGGGTGCGGGCGGCTGGACCGCCGGCTCCAACGTGCCGCACATCATCGAGCTCGAAGGCCTTCCCGACGGGCTCTCCAGCTTCTGGCTCCGCCCCGACATTTACACCCGCATGGAGGTGATGATCGAGAACTCGGACGCTTTCGTTATTTTCCCCGGTGGCGCGGGCACCGTGCAGGAGCTGCTGGCACTGATGATCTTCAAGCGCCAGAAGAACCCGCTGATGACCGGCAAACCGGTGGTTCTGTTCAATCGGCTCAACCCGGCTGGAGTTCGCTTCTGGGATCCCCTGATCGGACTCCTCAAGACCTTCTGCGACCCGGGCGACTTCGCGATCGCCGAGACGCTGGATGAGATCCTGCCCGCTATCCGGTCCGGTCTGGTGGAGAAACAGCCCGCAGGTGCGTGA
- a CDS encoding nucleoside deaminase — translation MSTDPRFMRRAIELARLGMNSGAGGPFGAVVVKDGEIIGEGCNRVVATKDPTAHGEVVAIRDACDRLGRFSLEGCEIHTTGEPCPMCLGAIHWARIGRIYYGFSITDAATIGFDDREFYRQFSLPLAERQVPCAQSAGEEAKLLLGEYMALPNRVPY, via the coding sequence ATGTCCACCGATCCCCGATTCATGCGCCGCGCCATCGAACTCGCCCGTCTCGGGATGAACTCCGGTGCCGGCGGCCCCTTCGGTGCGGTCGTGGTGAAGGATGGCGAGATCATCGGCGAGGGTTGTAACCGCGTGGTCGCCACCAAGGACCCGACGGCTCATGGCGAGGTCGTTGCGATCCGCGATGCCTGCGATCGCCTCGGCCGCTTCAGCTTGGAAGGTTGCGAGATCCACACCACCGGCGAACCCTGCCCGATGTGCCTCGGCGCGATCCACTGGGCGCGCATCGGCAGGATTTACTACGGATTTAGTATCACGGATGCCGCCACGATCGGATTCGATGATCGCGAATTCTACCGCCAGTTCAGCCTGCCCCTCGCGGAGCGGCAGGTGCCCTGCGCCCAATCGGCAGGTGAGGAGGCCAAGCTCCTGTTAGGCGAATATATGGCCCTTCCGAACCGCGTGCCCTATTGA
- a CDS encoding serine/threonine protein phosphatase has translation MKDLKDGIRAHVRLDWMNRVHKRFRGTDADKRYANEVAVLKVLEERGCDYVPKVLEEYPEELYFVSTGCGKPADTISRERSDQLFADLERDYGVRHLDAEPRNITYDTRAGRFCIIDFELAEILPDPKAGA, from the coding sequence ATGAAAGACCTCAAGGATGGCATCCGCGCCCACGTGCGGCTCGACTGGATGAACCGCGTGCACAAGCGGTTCCGCGGCACCGATGCCGACAAGCGCTATGCGAACGAGGTGGCGGTACTAAAGGTGCTGGAAGAACGCGGCTGCGACTACGTACCGAAGGTACTGGAGGAGTATCCGGAGGAGCTCTACTTCGTCTCCACCGGCTGCGGCAAACCGGCGGACACGATCAGCAGGGAGCGCTCGGACCAGCTTTTCGCGGACCTCGAAAGAGACTACGGCGTGCGGCACCTCGATGCCGAACCGCGCAACATCACCTACGACACCCGCGCGGGCCGCTTCTGTATCATCGATTTCGAGCTAGCGGAGATCCTGCCGGATCCGAAGGCCGGCGCTTGA
- a CDS encoding N-acetylmuramoyl-L-alanine amidase family protein: MTFRLLALAGLAACFASCSGPATGPGNSLSPDEWGHRPGPKGFGTVIIDAGHGGKDPGAVSHGVREKDLALDTAKRLQRYLSGKVRTVLMRSGDEFIDLDVRASRASGKSGAILVSLHYNSSGAGIRGPETYYWRVDSHGLATRIQRGMVAVSPSESGNRGMVRRRLRLTRNPDVPCVLAEIGYLSNASEARLCADPVYREKMAAALAKAILDQQANGDAGTGALPKPIYAPPSRPTDPAGS, from the coding sequence ATGACGTTCCGTCTCCTCGCCCTTGCCGGGCTCGCTGCTTGCTTCGCTTCCTGCTCCGGCCCCGCCACGGGTCCGGGCAATAGCCTGAGCCCGGACGAATGGGGCCATCGCCCGGGGCCGAAGGGCTTCGGCACGGTGATCATCGATGCCGGGCACGGCGGCAAGGACCCGGGCGCGGTCTCCCACGGCGTGCGGGAGAAGGACCTGGCGCTGGATACGGCGAAGCGTCTGCAGCGCTACCTCTCCGGCAAGGTGCGAACGGTGCTGATGCGCAGCGGAGATGAGTTCATCGATCTGGATGTCCGCGCCTCACGCGCCAGTGGCAAAAGCGGCGCGATCCTCGTGAGCCTCCACTACAACTCCAGCGGCGCGGGTATCCGCGGACCGGAGACTTACTACTGGCGCGTGGATAGCCATGGCTTGGCAACGCGGATCCAGCGCGGGATGGTGGCCGTATCGCCCTCCGAGTCCGGCAACCGCGGCATGGTCCGCCGTCGCCTGCGCCTGACGCGCAATCCGGATGTGCCCTGCGTGCTCGCGGAGATCGGCTACCTGAGCAACGCCTCGGAGGCCCGTCTCTGTGCCGACCCTGTCTACCGCGAGAAGATGGCTGCCGCACTGGCGAAGGCGATCCTGGACCAACAGGCGAACGGGGATGCCGGTACTGGGGCCCTGCCGAAGCCGATCTACGCTCCGCCGAGCCGCCCGACCGATCCGGCGGGGTCTTGA